Below is a window of Chloroflexia bacterium SDU3-3 DNA.
TCGAGGAACAGCCCGCGGTAGAGCGCCAGCCCCAGCGCGATCTGCTCGGCGGCACCGCTGGCCAGCTGGGCCTCGAACAGCTGCAGATCGACCTGCGCATCGTCGGCCAGCCCCACGTGCTCGTTCGTCACCGAGAGCACGTCGCCCAGGCTTTTGCGGATACCATGCAGGGTCGTGCGCAGGGTCTGCTGCGCCGCGCTGCGCTCGTGGTCGGGCCAGAACAGGTGCAGCAGCCGCTCGCGGGTGACAGCGGTTTGGCGCGCGGCAAGGTAGTAGAGCAGCGCGCGCGTCTTCCGGCGTGGTATGTCGATCGGCTGGCGGTCAAGCACGATCTGCGGTGGGCCAAGCAAGAGAATAGAGAGCATAGACCTATTATACCCGCTTCGCTCAAGCGCTTGTGCATCGGCCCGCTGCATGATCGGCTATGGCGCGGGGGTGAGCCACAGGTCGCCGTTTGGCGATCGCTCGGCGCTCCAGCCGCTCCCGCTCGGCCCCTGGATCTTCCACCAGCGCAGGCCATCGGCCTCAAGCGGCCCGTCGGTGATCTGCACCACGTCGCCCTCTGCGAAGCTCGCCACCACCGCCGCCTTCAGGCTCGGCTCGGCCCGCCCGCGCAGCGCTTTCCCGGCCAGGTTGCCCACCCGCGCCTGGCCTTGTGTGGAGAGCGCCTCCATCATGGCGGCCTGGCGCTGTGGTTCGACCGTGGGTGTGAGGAAGA
It encodes the following:
- a CDS encoding SH3 domain-containing protein, encoding MNTKEMARRGAEDAARGEADPFFYQHYYHYRKSFNRTRRQNQPQIWVIPTTIASIALIVVVVLIVGVVRSTLTPASTKANEKAAVLAPTATPVPIFLTPTVEPQRQAAMMEALSTQGQARVGNLAGKALRGRAEPSLKAAVVASFAEGDVVQITDGPLEADGLRWWKIQGPSGSGWSAERSPNGDLWLTPAP